TCGCCGTCTTTGCAGCCGCGCTCTACCATTTTTGGCGGTGCGTAGCCGGCGAAGCGCCGGCACGCAGTCAGACAGCCGCGAGCGCCTGATCCAGATCGGCAATGATGTCGTCGACATCCTCGAGGCCGATGGACAGCCGCACGACATCTGCACCCGCACCGGCACGCTCGCGCGCTTCATCCCCGAGCTGACGATGAGTCGTCGAGGCCGGATGAATGATGAGGCTCCGCGTATCACCGATATTTGCGAGGTGGCTGAAGAGTTCCACTTTGCCGACAAGGGCGATGCCGGCTTCGTAACCGCCCTTCAGTCCGAACGTGAAGACGGCACCGGCGCCTTTCGGCGCATAGCGCTGGGCAAGCGCGTGAAAGCCGTTGCCGGGAAGACCGGCGTAGTTCACCCAGGCCACCTTTTCGTGACCGGACAGCCATTCGGCGACCTGCTTGGCGTTGTCGCAGTGTCGCTGCATCCGCAAGGGCAATGTCTCGATCCCGTTGAGAATGAGGAAGGCGTTCATGGGCGAGATCGCGGGCCCGAGGTCGCGAAGCCCGAGCACCCGGCAAGCAATGGCGAACGCAAAGTTGCCGAACGTCTCGCCGAGCGTCATGCCGTGATAGCTGGCGCAAGGCGCCGACAGGGACGGATAACGGTCGGTCGCCATCCAGTCAAACGTGCCGCAATCGACGATGACACCGCCGACCGAATTGCCGTGACCGCCGAGGAATTTGGTGAGTGAGTGCACGACGATATCGGCGCCGTATTCCTTCGGCTGGGTGAGATAGGGCGTCGCCAGCGTATTGTCGACGATGAGCGGTACGCCCGCTTCCTTGGCGACGGCCGAGATCGCTTCGAGATCCGTAACGAT
This genomic window from Methyloceanibacter caenitepidi contains:
- a CDS encoding O-acetylhomoserine aminocarboxypropyltransferase, coding for MSEERTPGFNTLAIHAGAQPDASTGARVTPIYQTTSYVFDDADHAAALFNLETFGNIYSRIMNPTQAVLEERVAALEGGTAALAVASGHAAQAIVFHTLMEPGAEFVAARQLYGGSMNQFGEAFKKFDWHVKWADTTDAESFRAAITPKTRAIFVESIANPGGIVTDLEAISAVAKEAGVPLIVDNTLATPYLTQPKEYGADIVVHSLTKFLGGHGNSVGGVIVDCGTFDWMATDRYPSLSAPCASYHGMTLGETFGNFAFAIACRVLGLRDLGPAISPMNAFLILNGIETLPLRMQRHCDNAKQVAEWLSGHEKVAWVNYAGLPGNGFHALAQRYAPKGAGAVFTFGLKGGYEAGIALVGKVELFSHLANIGDTRSLIIHPASTTHRQLGDEARERAGAGADVVRLSIGLEDVDDIIADLDQALAAV